TTCGGGACGTTCGCCAAGGATATTGATCTTCTTGACGCCGGGCACGTGCAGGAGATCCTGGCGAATGGACTCGGATTGCCTCGCGAGCTCCCGCATCGGCATGCCCTTCGCCTTGAGAGCGTAAAGGCCGAAGCTCACGTCCGAATATTCGTCATTGACGAAGGGGCCGAGCACGCTGGACGGCAACTTGCGGGCTTCATCCCCGAGCTTTTTACGGGCCTGGTAGAACTCCTCCTGCACGACAGATGGCGGCGTGCTGTCCTTCAGCGTGACCGTCATATGGGCATAACCTGGCCGTGTGGTCGTCTCCACGCGGTCGTACCAGGTCAGCTCCTGAAGCCGCTTCTCCAATGGTTCGGCGACGAGGTCCTGCATCTCGCGCGCCGTCGCGCCCGGCCATACCGTCGTGACCGTCAGGGTCTTGATGGTGAAGGAGGGGTCCTCCGCCCGCCCGAGCATGAAAAAGGCGTAGGCGCCCGCAGCCGCCAACAGGAGGATGAAGAAGAGGGTGACGGCCCCTTCGCGAACGGCGATCGCAGAAAGATTGAGGTTCATTGGGCGCCCCTGCTTTCAGCCGCAGTTCTGACGCGAGCGCCGTCTTGCAAAAGATGCGCGCCGAGCGACACAACCGGGTCGCCAGAGTTCAGTCCGGAGACCACGGCGGTTTCGCTGGCCACGCGCACAAGCTTGACGGGTCGAAAGTGTACGGTCGAGGTGGCGCTGTCGAAGACCCAAACGCCGGTCTTTCGGCCGTCATCGAGCACGGCTCCCAGCGGCACTTGGACTTCCGGTCGATTGGCCTTGCTTGCCAACCGAATGGTCACCGTCGCGCCAAGGGGCGCCGCCGAAGCCGCGCCGTCGAGCACGTAGCGCGCCTCGTAAGTACGGGTCTGACCATCGGCGGCATCCGACAACTGCCGGAGATGCGCCGTAAAGCGGCGCCCGTCTCCCCCATACACGCTGGCCTCGGCCGCGGCGCCGATCGCCGGTCGGACGGTTTCGGGAAGCGCGACCACCGCTTCGCGGGGGCCGGCTTGGGCAAGTCGAACGACGGTCTGGCCGGCCGAGACGACCTGTCCCGGTTCGCCAAGCGTTTCGACCACCGTTCCATCGGCGTCCGCCACCAGCACGGAATAGGCCGCCTCGTTCTCGGCGACCCGCGCCTCGGCTTCGGCGGCCGCAAGTTGCGCCTTGGCTGAATCTGATGCGGCTTTCGCCTGCTCGTAGCGCTGTCGGGTAACCCATCCTTCGCTTACCAATTTGGCGTATCGCCGCTCATCCGGGCCCAACTGAACGGCAGAGGCGCGCGCCGCGGCGACGGCGTTGCGCTTCGCCGTGAGCGCATGGCGAAGGTCGGTTTCGTCGATCCGCATCAGCGGCTGGCCGGCTTTGACCTGCTGCCCGGCATTCACAAGCCGTTCCACGATCTTACCGGCGACGCGAAAGCCGAGATTGCTCTGCACCCTCGCCCCTATGACGCCCGTGAAGCTTCGTTCGGATCCGGCCACCCGCGTTGCCGTCTCTAGTCTGACGATCGGAGGCTCCTGCCGCGGGTCGTTCATGGCGGAGGCTTCCTGCGTGCGCATGGAAACTGTGGCGAGCGCGGCCGCCCCGGACACCGTGAGAAGGCCCCCCAGCACAACAGCGCGTCTCTTTTTCATGCCCAAGCCTCCTCAGAAATATAGATTGCGTTCGCACTCTATATCAGGTATAGATTTCGAACACAATCTAAAAATGGAGGTCGGGATGCGCGTGAGTCGCACTCAGGCAGCGGAAAACCGCGAGACTGTAATCAATGTGGCGAGTCGTCTCTTTCGGGAGCACGGCTTTGACGGCATCGGCCTTAAGGATCTGATGAAGGGCGCCGGGCTTACCCAAGGCGCCTTTTACAAACAGTTCGCGTCAAAGGAGGACTTGGCTGCACAGGCGTCCAGGCGAGCCTTGGAGAGCGCCTTCACCCGATGGTCGGCCGCGATCGCGGCCACACCCGAGGATCCGCTTGGCGCTGTTTTGGCGTTCTACCTCAGTGTGGGCCATCGCGAAAAAAAGATGGACGGCTGCCCACTCGTGGCGCTCGCCTCAGACGCCGCCAGACAGGGCAGCGAGGTGAAGGCGTCATTCGAAGCCGGCATCAAGGCGCATCTCGAAGTCCTTGGCCGCTTGATTGCCGAAACCAAGGATTCGGAGGCCAAGGGCAAGGCCATGGCCGTCCTCTCGCTGATGGTTGGCGCGATGACGCTATCGCGCGTCGTCAACGACACCGACCTCGCACAGGCCTTTCTGGATGCGGCAGCCGAACAGATTCGCGAAGTCGTCGCTTCGCCTGAACGCGGGCGCTGATCACAGGAGCGTCGTGACCGCCCCGTTCCGCGCGTTCTGAGCTCGCTCCGACGAAATTGCCAACGACTTCCGCCTTGGGAGTCAGCCTGCCGCTCAAGCGAAACTTTTAGGGAAAGATATGTTCAAGAAGACTGTGGCGGCGACCGCAGGGTTCGGCGGAAACCGCGCTCACCGGCGTGCGTGAAGAGGCGAAGGTCGGCCAGCGCACGACGCTCGATGTGCTCAATGCGCAGCAGGCGCTGCTCAATGCGCGCGTGAGTTTGGTGACGTCGCAACGAGACCGCGTCGTCGTCTCTTATGCGGCGCTCGGCTCGATTGGCCGCCTCTCAGCGCCGGATTTGCAGCTCGACGTTGCCCTGCATGATCCCGGCATCCATTTCGAGCAGGTAAAAACGAAGTGGTTCGGCGTCGATCTGCGAATCGCGGCTTCAACCGTTTCATCTTTCTCTATGCGCCCATCTTCAAGAGCAGCTCTTAGGAATTCACCGTTCTGGATTGTTCGCCCAAGGGCCCTCTCTTCTTCGACCGTCAAGAGGGGAATATGGTCAGTCGCGCCGAGCAGGAACCGCACATGGTCCAGAGCTTCGTTCGCGTGCTTCCCAACTGTATTGGAAGCGCTCCGGGGTCGTCGACGAGTACATCGTTGGCGACTGTCGGGGAGCGCAACGCCTTAATTGGCGAAAGATGTGAGGCGCTTCCAAAGCAGTGCGCCGCCAGCAAAAGCCGCGCGGCCACTAATGGTGGCCGAACATCGCCAATCTGAAATGATCTCCCGGAAACCATATGATTAGCAATCTGACCTCGGGATCGGACGGAGGCTCGGATAGGGGAAGCCGTTCACGTCGCGCTCATCGCCAGTGGAGGAGCCATGAAAGTGGGTGAAGTCAATGCGGGGGGCGTCTCGATCGTTTGCCGATTTGCAGTTTTCATTACCGCATACTCGGGCTCGTTGCGGCCGGCATGTTCCTCGATGCTTTCGAAATCTACCTCGGCGCTGGCGTGCTCGGAGGCTTTCATCAGGTCGGGTTCCATCGACCGGCATGTCGGCGAATTCGCTTGCGCGCTT
This window of the Methylocystis hirsuta genome carries:
- a CDS encoding TetR/AcrR family transcriptional regulator, whose product is MRVSRTQAAENRETVINVASRLFREHGFDGIGLKDLMKGAGLTQGAFYKQFASKEDLAAQASRRALESAFTRWSAAIAATPEDPLGAVLAFYLSVGHREKKMDGCPLVALASDAARQGSEVKASFEAGIKAHLEVLGRLIAETKDSEAKGKAMAVLSLMVGAMTLSRVVNDTDLAQAFLDAAAEQIREVVASPERGR
- a CDS encoding efflux RND transporter periplasmic adaptor subunit, whose protein sequence is MKKRRAVVLGGLLTVSGAAALATVSMRTQEASAMNDPRQEPPIVRLETATRVAGSERSFTGVIGARVQSNLGFRVAGKIVERLVNAGQQVKAGQPLMRIDETDLRHALTAKRNAVAAARASAVQLGPDERRYAKLVSEGWVTRQRYEQAKAASDSAKAQLAAAEAEARVAENEAAYSVLVADADGTVVETLGEPGQVVSAGQTVVRLAQAGPREAVVALPETVRPAIGAAAEASVYGGDGRRFTAHLRQLSDAADGQTRTYEARYVLDGAASAAPLGATVTIRLASKANRPEVQVPLGAVLDDGRKTGVWVFDSATSTVHFRPVKLVRVASETAVVSGLNSGDPVVSLGAHLLQDGARVRTAAESRGAQ